A genomic segment from Pangasianodon hypophthalmus isolate fPanHyp1 chromosome 25, fPanHyp1.pri, whole genome shotgun sequence encodes:
- the tmem186 gene encoding transmembrane protein 186 yields MLRLPRLIGVTLSLVAPGIRCRRPSRRVQPFFFHPHTRTRINGPPLWAGCPAKRPSLHSPQHQALIPCSDLASRKYTLIYAFPAIRGLRALSRLKLAQTGITGVLLPTVYYFYLQGQASFSLLSYTTGIAAFAGIMLYTISYYVRRVVGMMYLDHTHTTLKVAHLSFWGLRRDVYLPVSDVMTLGDTGDSPGEVILKLKRYSCSDTLYFSTRLGRVLDKNGFEKVFGTLSR; encoded by the exons ATG CTGAGATTGCCACGTTTGATCGGCGTGACCTTATCCTTAGTGGCACCCGGAATCCGATGCCGCCGTCCATCTCGGCGCGTCCAGCCGTTCTTCTTCCATCCCCACACGCGGACACGGATAAACGGACCGCCTTTGTGGGCGGGTTGTCCAGCGAAGCGGCCGTCGCTTCATTCACCACAGCATCAAGCTCTCATTCCGTGCTCGGACCTGGCGTCACGAAAGTACACCTTGATTTACGCGTTCCCCGCCATCCGAGGACTGCGTGCGCTCTCCAGGCTCAAACTGGCTCAAACCGGCATCACCGGCGTCCTTCTGCCCACAGTCTATTATTTCTACCTTCAGGGACAGGCGTCATTCAGTCTTCTAAGCTACACCACGGGCATTGCTGCGTTCGCCGGCATCATGCTCTACACCATCAGCTACTACGTCCGGCGAGTGGTGGGCATGATGTACctggaccacacacacaccacgttaAAGGTGGCCCATCTGTCGTTCTGGGGCCTCCGCAGGGACGTGTATCTGCCCGTGTCGGACGTAATGACTCTGGGAGACACGGGAGACTCTCCAGGTGAAGTTATATTAAAGCTGAAGCGCTACAGCTGCTCAGACACACTCTATTTCTCCACCAGGCTGGGGCGCGTGCTCGATAAAAACGGGTTTGAGAAAGTGTTTGGGACTTTGTCTCGATAG
- the LOC113547592 gene encoding uncharacterized protein LOC113547592 codes for MVRRSPRLAARRCSPPDDVRISSGQRMVRRKRTGKQEVDGACSSPVTTFSNISNSRNRESLIPNTTRALRKLCFWLTTVWDCLKLVIASTLLEFLCTFLLNSVVRWSRKRNQKGGGACNTVSNTGIGPTQNSAWTLVMHYTGHLILWHGLKFGITSLVDGRLTAYVKKCVVLFLLLFGVCCVYRHTQMENEMKFLKQTVENQKLEYKMLQKDMQELLIRMRSVESDMYKLHMASEHLRIKVDTKKSEIIKEAEHIVHMAMSLHRADGIGMAEFALESSETCINPTHHSLFGFPLQHPNSPNTIIQAMDSEEEEEEELRTFT; via the exons ATGGTTAGACGAAGCCCTCGGTTGGCGGCACGGAGATGCAGCCCACCTGATGACGTCAGAATCTCTTCAGGAcaaag gaTGGTCAGGAGAAAGAGAACCGGCAAGCAGGAAGTGGATGGAGCTTGTAGCTCCCCTGTCACCACATTCAGTAACATTAGTAACAGCAGAAACAGGGAATCTCTCATTCCGAACACAA CCCGTGCCCTTAGGAAGCTCTGTTTTTGGCTCACCACTGTGTGGGACTGTCTGAAGCTTGTAATCGCTTCCACACTTCTGGAGTTTCTTTGCACTTTTCTTCTCAACAG TGTGGTCAGGTGGAGTAGAAAGAGAAACCagaaagggggcggggcatgTAACACGGTCAGCAACACTGGCATTGGCCCCACTCAGAACTCGG cctGGACCCTTGTGATGCATTATACAGGGCACTTAATTTTGTGGCATGGTCTGAAGTTTGGAATCACTAGCCTTGTTGACGGCAG ACTCACTGCATATGTGAAGAAGTGTGTCGTCCTCTTCCTGCTGCTTTTCG gtgtgtgttgcgtgtacagacacacacagatggag AACGAGATGAAGTTTCTAAAACAGACTGTAGAAAATCAGAAGCTTGAGTATAAG atgctgcAAAAAGATATGCAGGAGCTGTTGATTCGAATGAGGAG TGTCGAATCGGACATGTATAAACTACACATGGCCTCTGAACACCTGAGGATCAAAGTCGACACCAAGAAGTCTGAGATCATAAag gAAGCTGAACACATTGTGCACATGGCCATGAGCCTCCACAGGGCCGATGGGATTGGAATGGCCGAGTTTGCCCTGGAGTCTTCAG AGACATGCATCAATCCAACCCATCATAGTCTTTTTGGATTCCCTCTGCAGCACCCCAACAGCCCTAACACTATTATAcag GCAATGGacagtgaggaagaggaagaggaagagctCAGGACATTTACCTGA